In the genome of Hugenholtzia roseola DSM 9546, one region contains:
- the uvrC gene encoding excinuclease ABC subunit UvrC, with product MAETEPSADFENHTEEGHKNFTTLRQELREKVRNLPQEAGIYKYFNEKNEIIYVGKAKNLKKRVSSYFTKSHQYDRKTRQLVRQIVDLEITVVNTEVDALLLESNLIKTHQPHYNILLKDGKTYPYLCISDEPFPRVFTTRQPDKVKGEHFGPYTNGKTLHALTELIKQLYPLRTCYFHLSPENIAAGKYKVCLEYHIKNCKGACQGLETEAEYEKYIEQIRLILKGKTSLAKEYFKSRMQQAAEKMQFEQAHQEKLKLQALTEYQSKSLITNPNISDTEVFTAEEDDTTLYINYLRIENGSIIYTQNESFKKKLEENATEILPLIVVEFRQKFKSTARRIVCNLPLELPLPEVEVVQPKIGDLKGLLDLSLKNVTFFKKEKIRKKLTFTEEKSENKYKVLEQLQKDLSLPRLPLHIECFDNSHLQGTDTVSSMVCFIGGKPSKRNYRKYHIKTVEGIDDFASMYEVVSRRYRRVLEEKQPLPDLIVVDGGKGQLSSAVRAMQELGVYGKVPIIGIAKRMEEIFFPQDSFATYINKKSPSLKLIQHLRNEAHRFAITFQRATRSKKALQNDLENIKGIGKQTVEKLLLHFKSIKKMEAAADGEIAQVVGNAKAKLIRDYFKSL from the coding sequence ATGGCTGAAACAGAACCCTCTGCCGATTTTGAAAATCACACAGAAGAAGGGCATAAAAATTTCACGACTCTGCGCCAAGAGTTGCGTGAAAAAGTCCGAAATTTGCCGCAAGAGGCAGGTATTTATAAATATTTTAACGAAAAAAATGAAATTATTTATGTAGGAAAGGCGAAAAACTTAAAAAAAAGGGTGAGTAGCTATTTCACTAAATCGCATCAATACGATAGGAAAACGCGCCAATTAGTACGACAAATTGTAGATTTGGAGATTACGGTGGTCAATACCGAAGTAGATGCGCTGCTTCTGGAAAGCAATCTTATCAAGACGCATCAGCCACACTACAACATTTTGCTAAAAGACGGCAAAACTTATCCCTACCTCTGCATTAGTGATGAGCCTTTTCCGCGCGTTTTTACCACAAGGCAGCCCGATAAGGTGAAGGGCGAGCATTTCGGTCCTTATACAAATGGAAAAACGCTGCACGCACTCACCGAACTTATCAAACAACTGTATCCGTTGCGAACTTGTTATTTTCATTTAAGTCCTGAAAATATTGCAGCGGGAAAGTACAAAGTTTGTTTAGAATATCATATCAAAAACTGTAAAGGGGCTTGTCAGGGCTTGGAAACGGAAGCCGAGTATGAAAAATACATCGAGCAGATTCGCCTGATTTTGAAGGGCAAAACCAGCCTTGCCAAAGAATATTTCAAAAGCCGCATGCAGCAGGCAGCCGAAAAGATGCAATTTGAGCAAGCCCATCAGGAAAAACTCAAATTGCAGGCACTTACCGAGTATCAAAGTAAATCATTGATTACCAATCCGAATATTTCAGATACCGAAGTTTTTACTGCCGAAGAAGATGATACAACCCTCTATATCAACTACTTGCGAATAGAAAACGGCAGTATTATTTATACCCAAAACGAATCTTTTAAGAAAAAATTAGAAGAAAATGCGACTGAAATTTTGCCGCTGATTGTAGTAGAATTTCGTCAGAAATTCAAAAGTACGGCGCGAAGAATTGTTTGTAACTTGCCCTTAGAGTTGCCTTTGCCCGAAGTAGAAGTGGTGCAGCCCAAAATTGGCGACTTAAAGGGACTTTTAGACCTTTCTTTAAAAAATGTTACCTTCTTTAAAAAAGAAAAAATACGCAAAAAACTAACCTTTACGGAGGAAAAGAGTGAGAATAAGTACAAAGTTTTAGAACAATTACAAAAAGATTTGAGCCTGCCACGCCTGCCACTGCATATAGAATGTTTCGATAACTCGCATTTGCAGGGTACGGATACGGTTTCTTCGATGGTTTGTTTTATCGGTGGCAAACCCTCGAAGCGCAATTATCGTAAGTATCACATCAAGACCGTAGAGGGCATAGACGATTTTGCCAGCATGTACGAGGTAGTATCTCGCCGTTATCGCCGCGTTTTGGAGGAAAAACAGCCCCTGCCCGACCTTATCGTCGTAGATGGCGGCAAAGGGCAGCTTAGTTCGGCGGTACGCGCCATGCAGGAGCTGGGTGTTTATGGCAAAGTGCCTATCATTGGCATTGCCAAGCGCATGGAGGAAATTTTCTTCCCACAGGATAGTTTTGCTACTTATATCAACAAAAAATCGCCCTCGCTCAAACTTATTCAACACCTTCGCAATGAAGCGCACCGCTTTGCCATTACCTTCCAAAGGGCAACGCGCAGCAAAAAGGCACTACAAAACGATTTGGAAAATATCAAAGGTATTGGCAAACAAACCGTTGAAAAATTGCTTCTACATTTCAAGTCTATCAAAAAGATGGAGGCAGCCGCCGACGGTGAAATTGCACAAGTGGTAGGCAATGCCAAAGCCAAGCTCATTCGCGATTATTTCAAAAGTCTTTAA
- a CDS encoding metallophosphoesterase, whose protein sequence is MRKFAIGDVHGCGKTLIHLVENVLEITPQDSVYLLGDVIDRGKNVVLALDWILEKRQAGYQIITLMGNHEEMLLENLAQAKNEEIGAEKRLRYWLKKNYLEAFFDKDFNFLPKYESYFQSLLPYVELESYILVHAGLDLKGETLYDNKKALFWNRNFKNDLSKTNNKTVLFGHSVHGLEQIKAAIEDQEPQIPLDNGCVYVNLEKYHQLCHQEIGFLCAFEMESRRLFYTPCLDK, encoded by the coding sequence ATGAGAAAATTTGCAATAGGCGATGTGCATGGTTGTGGCAAAACGCTGATTCATTTGGTTGAAAATGTGTTGGAAATTACGCCACAAGATAGCGTTTATTTGTTGGGCGATGTCATAGATAGAGGCAAAAATGTGGTGCTGGCTCTGGATTGGATTTTGGAAAAAAGGCAGGCAGGGTATCAAATCATAACCCTAATGGGCAACCATGAGGAGATGCTTTTAGAAAATTTGGCGCAAGCAAAAAACGAAGAAATTGGCGCAGAAAAACGTTTGCGCTATTGGCTGAAAAAAAATTATTTGGAAGCATTTTTTGATAAAGATTTTAATTTTTTGCCAAAATACGAAAGTTATTTTCAATCGCTTTTGCCTTATGTAGAGTTGGAGTCTTATATTTTGGTGCATGCGGGGCTTGATTTGAAAGGCGAAACGCTTTATGACAACAAAAAGGCACTCTTTTGGAATAGAAATTTTAAAAATGATTTAAGCAAAACAAATAATAAAACTGTCTTATTCGGACATTCTGTGCATGGCTTGGAACAAATAAAAGCGGCTATTGAAGACCAAGAGCCACAAATTCCGCTTGATAATGGCTGTGTGTATGTAAATTTGGAGAAATATCACCAACTTTGTCATCAGGAAATTGGTTTTCTCTGCGCCTTTGAGATGGAAAGCCGCCGTCTTTTCTATACCCCTTGTTTGGATAAATAG
- a CDS encoding Eco57I restriction-modification methylase domain-containing protein, with product MYNVEQLGQVFTPIHIVAEMLQLRRNQGRVLEPSCGDGAFAKQIPNCVAIEIDPKQAAFVPNAINIDFFDYDIEEKFDTIIGNPPYVRYQSIREDTKKKLKSELFDERSNLYLFFIEKSIHHLKEGGELIFITPRDFLKATSSIKLNNFIFKNGTITDIIDLGDKKVFEGFAPNCLIWRFEKGNFSRKSNINKTFLFSNGQLLFTNNNYSIKFSDVFFVKVGAVSGHDELFTHETYGNEAFVCSKTFKTGELRKMIFNQPHSHLIQYKEQLLARKIKTFDETNWWQWGRNHYQSTEKRIYVNAKTRHQSPFFLNECLNYDGSILAIFPKNQTLDEALLCEKLNQVNWEELGFVCDGRYLFSQKSLENTLLPSFFQEDIAKTTLF from the coding sequence ATGTATAATGTAGAACAACTTGGACAGGTTTTTACACCTATTCATATTGTGGCGGAGATGTTACAACTTAGGCGAAATCAAGGACGTGTATTAGAGCCTTCTTGTGGAGATGGGGCGTTTGCCAAGCAAATACCCAACTGTGTAGCCATAGAAATAGACCCCAAACAGGCTGCATTTGTACCTAATGCCATCAATATAGATTTTTTTGATTACGATATTGAAGAAAAATTTGATACTATTATTGGAAATCCTCCGTATGTTCGTTATCAAAGTATTCGAGAAGATACAAAGAAAAAGTTAAAAAGTGAGCTTTTCGATGAAAGAAGCAATCTCTATCTTTTTTTTATAGAGAAGTCTATTCATCATCTAAAAGAAGGAGGCGAACTTATTTTTATAACTCCGCGCGATTTTTTAAAAGCTACTTCAAGTATTAAACTAAATAATTTTATTTTTAAAAATGGCACAATTACAGATATAATAGACTTAGGTGATAAAAAAGTATTTGAAGGATTTGCTCCCAACTGTTTAATTTGGCGATTCGAGAAAGGGAATTTTAGTAGAAAAAGTAATATAAACAAAACATTTTTGTTTTCTAATGGACAGTTACTTTTTACAAATAATAACTATTCTATTAAGTTTAGTGACGTATTTTTTGTAAAAGTAGGAGCGGTAAGCGGTCATGATGAACTTTTTACGCACGAAACGTATGGGAATGAAGCCTTTGTCTGTTCCAAAACGTTTAAAACAGGGGAGCTACGAAAAATGATATTTAATCAACCACATTCGCATTTAATACAATATAAAGAACAACTATTAGCACGAAAAATAAAAACGTTTGATGAAACAAATTGGTGGCAGTGGGGCAGAAATCATTACCAGAGTACCGAAAAAAGAATATACGTAAATGCTAAAACGCGTCATCAATCGCCTTTTTTTTTAAACGAGTGCTTAAATTATGATGGTTCTATATTGGCAATTTTTCCTAAAAATCAGACCCTTGACGAGGCTCTACTTTGTGAAAAGTTGAATCAGGTTAATTGGGAAGAATTGGGCTTTGTGTGTGATGGGCGTTATTTGTTTTCACAGAAGAGTTTGGAAAACACGTTATTGCCTTCTTTTTTTCAAGAAGATATAGCTAAAACAACACTTTTTTAA